TTCGCAAACGCTATCCCGGCTATCAGGCTACTTTTTCTGATGCGCTGCGCCAAAGCTTCCCAGTTCGAGCGAATATTCTCTTCACTGGCTTCCAACTTGCCTATCTCAGCTACTTGGGGGCTGCGAGGTTGTGACGCAACTTTTTTAGCTGGAACTTCTTTCGTTTCCGGTTTAGCATCTCGGGAGGCGGAACTCGTTACAGATACAGAGTCTGACAAGATGGCTCCTCGCTTAAGATCCGTAATGAGCTTGCTAATATCATTGATCTCATCCAAGCGAGAGAGTTTTATCATTGTAGCTTCAATTAAAAGATAGGGATTGTTGCTAATTCTGATATCGCTACGGGTTTGAATCAGTTGACTCATGATGTAAAGCAAATCATTTTGACTGAACATCTTGGCAACATTTTCAAACAAGGGCATCTCTTCCGAACTTACATCATTGATTTTGATCCCCAATTGACTGAGTAAAACCAAGCGCAAGAATTCTAGTTTGTTGGCAATAAACTCCTGTAAATCTATCCCTTCTTCAAAGATCTGATGTAAATCGATTACTACGCCTTGAGTATCGTGCTCCTTTAACTTACATAAAAAATTATAGTATAGTTGATTGGGTATCATCCCAAAGATTTGCCGCACACTGTTTATTTTTATGTCGTTGGCACAATAACTAATGGTTTGATCCATCAATGAAAGCGCATCCCGCATTCCGCCATCTGCCTTGCGGGCTATAAGATACAAGGATTCATCATCGGCATTTATTTCTTCTTTATCACAAATATCTCGCAACCGCCTAACGATAGCTTCTACTGGAATGCGTTTGAAATCGTAACGCTGGCAACGTGAAATTATGGTAGGCAATACTTTATGCGGTTCTGTAGTGGCAAATATAAATATCACATTTTCGGGAGGTTCCTCCAAAGTCTTGAGTAAAGCATTGAAGGCATTTTTGGATAGCATATGAACTTCATCGATAATATATATCTTGTATTTGGAACCGCTTGCCGCATACAATAGTTCTTTTTGCAATTCGCGAATATCATCTACTCCGGTATTACTAGCGCCGTCTATCTCGATTACATCAGATGAAACGCCTGAGGTTATCTCCTTGCAATTTGTACAAATATTACAAGGGTTGATAGTGGGTCCCTGCTCGCAATTCAAGCTTTTTGCCATAATGCGGGCAAGCGAGGTTTTCCCCACTCCTCGAGGTCCGGTAAACAGATAGGCATGGGCAAT
The sequence above is a segment of the Candidatus Cloacimonadota bacterium genome. Coding sequences within it:
- the dnaX gene encoding DNA polymerase III subunit gamma/tau — protein: MSYIVLARKYRPQSFSEVYAQDHVTKILQSAIESGRIAHAYLFTGPRGVGKTSLARIMAKSLNCEQGPTINPCNICTNCKEITSGVSSDVIEIDGASNTGVDDIRELQKELLYAASGSKYKIYIIDEVHMLSKNAFNALLKTLEEPPENVIFIFATTEPHKVLPTIISRCQRYDFKRIPVEAIVRRLRDICDKEEINADDESLYLIARKADGGMRDALSLMDQTISYCANDIKINSVRQIFGMIPNQLYYNFLCKLKEHDTQGVVIDLHQIFEEGIDLQEFIANKLEFLRLVLLSQLGIKINDVSSEEMPLFENVAKMFSQNDLLYIMSQLIQTRSDIRISNNPYLLIEATMIKLSRLDEINDISKLITDLKRGAILSDSVSVTSSASRDAKPETKEVPAKKVASQPRSPQVAEIGKLEASEENIRSNWEALAQRIRKSSLIAGIAFAKAEFISLNENALVLQTDSPTNLNAIDNQKERIERILADVFGKPLRLILNLEEKEAPTKVNITRKTIADIQTENPELKGFIEQTDARLI